A single Lolium perenne isolate Kyuss_39 chromosome 6, Kyuss_2.0, whole genome shotgun sequence DNA region contains:
- the LOC127307704 gene encoding uncharacterized protein, whose product MPRHLGLHRAIAAAMPAASRHLASLHDHGGVIAAAVPAVAAFLAVCALALAMCASHSGAGEAAKERLRRALASVSRRRTDPVIVSIHQVQPGVGFGGDASPPPCVWQKGILMGGKCQLPDFSGVINYDPAGNMVAPGRPRAQPLPALGW is encoded by the coding sequence ATGCCGCGCCACCTCGGCCTGCACCGCGCGATCGCTGCCGCCATGCCCGCGGCCTCGCGCCACCTCGCCTCCCTGCACGACCACGGCGGCGTGATCGCGGCTGCAGTGCCGGCGGTGGCCGCGTTCCTGGCCGTGTGCGCGCTGGCGCTAGCGATGTGCGCGTCGCACTCTGGCGCAGGAGAGGCGGCGAAGGAGCGGCTGCGGCGCGCTCTGGCGAGCGTGAGCCGACGGAGGACGGACCCGGTCATCGTCAGCATTCACCAGGTGCAGCCAGGCGTCGGCTTCGGCGGCGACGCGTCGCCGCCTCCGTGCGTGTGGCAGAAAGGGATCCTCATGGGGGGCAAGTGCCAGCTCCCGGACTTCTCCGGTGTCATCAACTACGACCCCGCCGGGAACATGGTCGCGCCAGGTCGTCCTCGAGCCCAGCCGTTGCCGGCGCTTGGCTGGTGA
- the LOC127309594 gene encoding uncharacterized protein, with protein MAQRQHEAKVIPVRALDGRTTTVRIAAACSVDDLKATLRASSFPPGGAATFHLYLKGAKLLPHAKVGNLPIYPGDFISLIPFAAKAKPAAPAPFRRATTLPWSAGKRRKLSSSWYGSGNGDHDLYAPREPPSSSSSHCNGTEPLDPAQMVEHLRQGLGKHGQIAHVEVIPGREASFSDDDLHLSDAMKTTLRSIGVTRLYAHQAQAVRATIAGRHVVVSTSTSSGKSICYNVPVLESIVSSPVACALYVFPTKALAQDQLKALLQMKAALLLAGADDFAVEIYDGDTRMQDRARIRERARVLITNPDMLHASILPCHAQFRRILSGLAHVVVDEAHTYRGAFGCHTALVLRRLRRLCADVYGRLPAFVFCTATLANPREHVRELAGIDEVELVDEDASPCGAKHFVLWNSSGKKTTSSPMADVARLLAEMVQHGLRCIAFCKTRKLCEQVLAHAREVLEETTTAPEMVGSICVYRGGYVASERRQIEADLFGGRLRGVAATNALELGIDVGHVDATLHLGFPGSIASLWQQAGRSGRRSKDSIAVYVAFDGALDQYFMNYPAKLFGKPIERCHVDAQNRKVLRQHLACAAAENPLCPERDQLYFGGEAMNDAMSILKDKGVLTPKSNAAENNIWKYSGPGRRPSQSVSIRAIEHDKFTVKDATSGRVMEEIEESKAFFQVHEGAVYMHQGVSYLVERLDLSSKTAYCRMAELSYHTKTEDFTDIAVALGGAAAAAAVHANEYTVTTRWAGYRRIYKPTNHVSDVIPLHLPSYSFDTQAVWATVPATVRVTVEQSNLCFRGGVHAASHAILSILPLHMMCSSCDLGAECADPEETQREDGDQVIPDRILLYDKHPGGIGLAAQARLLFPDLLAAALELVSACGCGSLDGCPNCVQSFVCRENNKNLDKEAAVLVLKGLIQGYYA; from the coding sequence ATGGCGCAGCGGCAGCACGAGGCGAAGGTGATTCCCGTGCGCGCGCTGGACGGCCGCACTACTACCGTCCGCATCGCCGCAGCCTGCTCCGTCGACGACCTCAAGGCCACGCTCCGCGCCTCCTCTTtccctcccggcggcgccgccacGTTCCATCTCTACCTCAAGGGCGCCAAGCTCCTCCCGCACGCGAAGGTCGGAAACCTTCCCATCTACCCAGGCGACTTCATCTCCCTCATCCCCTTCGCCGCCAAGGCCAAGCCCGCCGCTCCCGCTCCGTTCCGCCGCGCTACTACCTTGCCGTGGTCCGCCGGCAAACGGAGGAAGCTTTCGAGTTCTTGGTATGGCAGCGGCAATGGCGACCACGATCTGTACGCGCCCAGGGAGCCGCCGTCTTCCTCCTCCAGCCATTGCAATGGCACGGAGCCGCTGGACCCAGCGCAGATGGTGGAGCACCTCCGGCAAGGGCTCGGCAAGCACGGACAGATCGCGCACGTCGAGGTGATCCCAGGAAGGGAGGCCTCCTTCTCCGACGACGACCTCCACCTCTCCGACGCCATGAAGACCACCCTCCGGAGCATCGGCGTGACGAGGCTTTACGCCCACCAGGCGCAGGCCGTGCGCGCCACCATCGCCGGCCGACACGTTGTCGTCTCGACGTCCACGTCCAGTGGCAAGTCCATCTGCTACAACGTACCCGTGCTCGAGTCCATCGTCTCCTCGCCGGTGGCGTGCGCGCTTTACGTGTTCCCGACCAAGGCACTCGCGCAGGACCAGCTCAAGGctctgctgcagatgaaggccgcgctcctcctcgccggagctgACGACTTTGCCGTCGAGATCTACGACGGCGACACGCGGATGCAGGATCGCGCGAGGATCAGGGAGCGGGCCAGGGTGCTCATCACCAACCCGGACATGCTGCACGCCTCCATCCTCCCCTGCCACGCCCAGTTCCGGCGGATCCTCTCCGGCCTCGCccacgtcgtcgtcgacgaggcgcaCACCTACCGCGGCGCCTTCGGCTGCCACACCGCGCTCGTGCTTCGCCGCCTCCGACGCCTGTGCGCCGACGTCTACGGCCGCCTCCCCGCTTTTGTGTTCTGTACCGCCACACTGGCGAACCCGCGCGAGCATGTCAGAGAGCTCGCGGGGATCGACGAGGTGGAGCTAGTAGACGAGGACGCCAGCCCGTGCGGCGCCAAGCACTTCGTGCTCTGGAACTCGTCTGGGAAGAAGACAACGAGCTCGCCGATGGCCGACGTGGCACGGCTGCTCGCCGAGATGGTGCAGCATGGGCTGCGCTGCATAGCCTTCTGCAAGACGAGGAAGCTGTGCGAGCAGGTGCTGGCCCACGCGCGCGAGGTGCTCGAGGAGACTACGACGGCGCCGGAGATGGTAGGCTCCATCTGCGTGTATCGTGGCGGGTACGTGGCGAGCGAGCGGCGGCAGATCGAGGCCGACCTCTTTGGTGGGAGGCTCCGCGGCGTGGCGGCGACGAACGCGCTGGAGCTGGGCATCGACGTCGGCCACGTCGACGCCACACTCCACCTTGGATTCCCTGGCAGCATCGCCAGCCTATGGCAGCAGGCCGGGAGGTCCGGCAGGCGGTCGAAGGACTCCATCGCTGTCTACGTCGCCTTCGACGGCGCCCTGGACCAGTACTTCATGAACTACCCTGCCAAGCTCTTCGGCAAGCCCATCGAACGCTGCCACGTCGACGCGCAGAACCGTAAGGTTCTCCGACAGCACCTCGCCTGCGCCGCCGCTGAGAACCCGCTCTGCCCGGAACGCGACCAGCTCTACTTCGGCGGCGAAGCCATGAACGATGCCATGTCGATCTTGAAAGACAAGGGAGTTCTCACTCCCAAGAGCAATGCGGCCGAGAACAACATATGGAAGTACAGCGGTCCCGGCAGGCGGCCGTCGCAGTCTGTCAGCATCCGCGCGATCGAGCACGACAAGTTCACGGTGAAGGACGCGACGAGCGGGAGAGTGATGGAGGAGATAGAGGAGAGCAAGGCCTTCTTCCAGGTGCACGAGGGCGCGGTGTACATGCACCAGGGCGTGAGCTACTTGGTCGAGAGGCTGGACCTCTCGTCCAAGACGGCCTACTGCCGGATGGCCGAGCTGAGCTACCACACCAAGACCGAAGACTTCACTGACATCGCCGTTGCCCTCGgaggcgccgccgctgccgctgctgTTCATGCAAACGAGTACACGGTGACGACCAGGTGGGCCGGCTATCGCCGGATATACAAGCCGACGAACCATGTCTCCGACGTCATCCCCCTCCACCTGCCCTCCTACTCCTTCGACACGCAGGCCGTCTGGGCGACGGTTCCCGCGACGGTGAGGGTGACCGTGGAGCAGAGCAACCTGTGCTTCCGGGGCGGGGTGCACGCGGCCTCGCACGCCATCCTCAGCATACTGCCGCTGCACATGATGTGCAGCTCATGCGATCTCGGGGCGGAGTGCGCGGATCCCGAGGAGACACAGCGCGAGGACGGCGACCAGGTGATCCCCGACCGGATCCTGCTCTACGACAAGCACCCCGGCGGCATCGGGCTGGCGGCGCAGGCAAGGCTGCTCTTCCCggacctcctcgccgccgccctcGAGCTCGTCTCGGCCTGCGGCTGCGGCAGCTTGGACGGGTGCCCCAACTGCGTGCAGTCCTTCGTTTGCCGCGAGAACAACAAGAATTTGGACAAGGAGGCTGCTGTGCTGGTGCTCAAGGGTCTAATTCAGGGATATTATGCGTGA